From Terriglobales bacterium, the proteins below share one genomic window:
- a CDS encoding helix-hairpin-helix domain-containing protein: MKKLWMLLITVSLATAMLAAQTKTDKSTAKSGKDTSAQTSKPSADTAAAKSGAKIDINSASKDELEKLPGIGPATSQKIIDGRPYRGKNDLVTKKIVSKSEYEKIKDQIIAHQAPPAAAGKPSKDTTKK, translated from the coding sequence ATGAAGAAATTATGGATGTTACTGATCACCGTGAGCTTGGCGACAGCAATGCTCGCCGCTCAAACCAAGACAGATAAGTCGACAGCCAAGTCGGGCAAGGACACTTCGGCGCAGACCTCCAAGCCCTCCGCCGACACCGCCGCGGCGAAGTCCGGCGCCAAGATCGACATCAACTCTGCCAGCAAAGACGAGCTGGAGAAGCTGCCCGGCATCGGTCCCGCAACCTCGCAGAAGATCATTGATGGACGTCCTTATCGCGGCAAGAACGACCTGGTTACGAAGAAAATCGTGAGCAAGAGCGAGTACGAGAAGATCAAGGACCAGATCATTGCGCACCAGGCACCGCCGGCTGCTGCGGGCAAGCCGAGCAAAGACACAACCAAGAAATAG
- the mqnC gene encoding cyclic dehypoxanthinyl futalosine synthase codes for MSLTKAQALDWFRSDDLIGLGIEADAQRRKIHPDGVVSYIIDRNINYTNFCTEYCTFCAFYRPLKGKLAAEGYILDYDTIYQKIAETVELGGTGVLMQGGLHPDLKIDWHETMLRGIKQRFPRVHLHCYSASEIIAIAEYSGLSIRDTIARLRDAGLDSIPGGGAEILDDEVRYRIARLKCLTEDWLNVHRTAHQLGMRTTATMMFGVGETHEHRINHLQRLYDLQEETGGFTAFIPWSFQPHNTALGGRGWDEATAVEYLKVLAISRLFLSNFLNVQSSWVTQGLKVCQLGLRFGGNDVGSVMIEENVVRSAGVTNCTTEEELRRMIRDAGFRPVQRDTLYRTYFLN; via the coding sequence ATGTCCCTGACGAAAGCCCAAGCGCTCGACTGGTTCCGCTCCGACGACTTGATCGGTCTGGGCATCGAAGCGGACGCGCAGCGGCGCAAGATCCATCCCGACGGCGTGGTCAGCTACATCATCGACCGCAATATTAACTACACCAACTTCTGCACCGAATACTGCACCTTCTGCGCGTTTTATCGTCCGCTGAAGGGCAAGTTGGCGGCGGAAGGCTACATCCTGGATTACGACACCATTTACCAGAAGATCGCGGAGACCGTGGAATTGGGCGGCACTGGTGTGCTCATGCAGGGTGGGCTTCATCCCGACCTGAAGATCGACTGGCACGAAACAATGCTGCGCGGGATCAAGCAGCGCTTCCCACGCGTTCACCTGCACTGCTACTCGGCGTCGGAAATCATTGCCATCGCCGAATACAGCGGCTTGAGCATTCGCGACACCATCGCTCGCCTTCGCGATGCCGGACTGGACTCGATTCCCGGCGGCGGCGCCGAAATCCTGGATGACGAAGTGCGCTACCGCATCGCGCGCCTGAAGTGCCTGACGGAAGATTGGCTCAACGTGCACCGCACAGCACACCAGCTCGGCATGCGCACCACCGCCACCATGATGTTCGGCGTGGGCGAGACGCATGAGCACCGCATCAACCACCTGCAGCGGCTCTATGACCTGCAGGAGGAGACAGGCGGGTTCACGGCGTTCATCCCATGGAGCTTCCAGCCGCACAACACCGCGCTCGGCGGCCGCGGCTGGGATGAAGCCACAGCGGTGGAATACCTGAAGGTGCTGGCGATCTCGCGGCTGTTCCTCTCTAACTTCCTCAACGTGCAATCGAGCTGGGTGACGCAGGGCCTGAAGGTCTGCCAGCTCGGGCTGCGCTTTGGCGGAAACGATGTCGGGTCGGTCATGATCGAAGAGAACGTGGTGCGCTCCGCAGGAGTGACCAATTGCACCACGGAAGAGGAACTGCGCCGCATGATCCGCGACGCCGGCTTCCGCCCGGTGCAGCGAGACACGCTGTATCGTACCTACTTCCTGAACTGA